From the genome of Thunnus thynnus chromosome 1, fThuThy2.1, whole genome shotgun sequence, one region includes:
- the zdhhc7 gene encoding palmitoyltransferase ZDHHC7, producing the protein MQSSNHRLRDMEQHHPLLSAGADVETGSLAAGVMVGGPHTGHTAGNRTLWFIQDSCGMVCATMTWFLVLYAEFVVNFVMLLPAKNFWYSLLNGATFNSLAVLALASHLRTMLTDPGAVPKGNATKEYMESLQLKPGEVIYKCPKCCSIKPERAHHCSICKRCIRKMDHHCPWVNNCVGEKNQRFFVLFTMYIALISAHALGLSGMHFFTCIKVQWNECSEFSPGVSVLLLIFLCLEAILFLTFTAVMFGTQIHSICNDETEIERLKNEKPTWERRMRWDGMKAVFGGPPSLLWCNPFTGLRLRRLMLLTHGRRGGSEFSV; encoded by the exons ATGCAGTCTTCAAACCACCGACTGCGAGATATGGAGCAGCACCACCCACTGCTGTCGGCAGGTGCAGATGTCGAGACGGGGAGCCTGGCAGCCGGAGTGATGGTTGGGGGTCCCCACACGGGCCACACAGCGGGGAACCGCACACTGTGGTTCATCCAGGACAGCTGTGGTATGGTGTGTGCAACCATGACCTGGTTCCTGGTCCTGTATGCTGAATTCGTAGTGAATTTTGTCATGCTTCTGCCTGCCAAGAACTTCTGGTACTCGCTGCTGAACGGGGCCACCTTCAACTCCCTGGCTGTGCTGGCATTGGCCTCACATCTGCGCACCATGTTGACTGACCCG GGTGCAGTTCCCAAGGGCAACGCAACCAAGGAGTACATGGAGAGCTTGCAGCTGAAACCTGGAGAGGTCATCTACAAGTGCCCAAAGTGCTGCAGCATCAAGCCTGAGAGAGCACACCACTGCAG TATTTGTAAAAGATGCATCCGGAAGATGGATCACCATTGTCCCTGGGTCAATAACTGTGTGGGAGAAAAGAATCAGAGATTCTTTGTACTTTTCACT ATGTACATAGCCTTGATTTCTGCCCATGCTCTGGGCCTCAGTGGTATGCACTTCTTCACCTGTATTAAAGTCCAGTGGAACG AGTGCAGTGAATTCTCTCCAGgggtgtctgtgctgctgctgatcttCCTCTGTCTCGaagccatcctcttcctcactttCACTGCTGTAATGTTTGGTACGCAGATCCACTCCATCTGCAACGACGAGACG GAGATTGAACGTCTTAAAAACGAGAAGCCAACATGGGAGCGTCGCATGAGATGGGATGGAATGAAAGCTGTGTTCGGAGGTCCACCCTCTCTGCTCTGGTGCAATCCATTCACCGGCCTGCGTCTTCGGCGTCTCATGCTGTTGACCCACGGTCGTCGTGGCGGGTCTGAGTTTTCTGTCTGA